In Mercurialis annua linkage group LG5, ddMerAnnu1.2, whole genome shotgun sequence, a single genomic region encodes these proteins:
- the LOC126679874 gene encoding uncharacterized protein LOC126679874, whose product MVLDNILSSPHRRSPSFRKQFPRDELGSCSTLVQRHRFLLTALVLLTFLCTVYLYFAITLGETGSCSGLSGKQKALCNLQLAKSSVKGKMKFL is encoded by the coding sequence ATGGTTCTCGACAATATTTTATCTTCACCTCATCGGAGGTCACCATCTTTCCGGAAACAATTCCCGCGGGATGAGTTGGGTAGCTGTTCGACTCTTGTTCAGAGGCACCGTTTCCTACTAACAGCTCTTGTTCTTTTGACTTTCCTGTGCACCGTCTATCTTTACTTTGCTATTACTTTAGGGGAGACGGGATCTTGTTCTGGGTTGTCGGGGAAACAGAAAGCATTGTGCAACTTACAGCTGGCGAAGTCATCGGTGAAGGGCAAAATGAAATTTCTTTAG